The DNA region TTTTCAGGTCGAACGCCTCGGCATTGCCGCCGAAAAAGAGCGTCAGGATCGTCAGCAGCCCTATCAGCAGCTTGGGCAGCCCGCAATACATCCATAGACAGAACATCTCGCCGAAGGTCGTACTTGCTCCCAGCACGAAGTTGAACGTAGCCCAGAGCCCCAGCGCCGCAATCGCCGAGAAGAGCAGGATCAGCAGCGGAAAGGCATAAGACGTGTACATGTATCCGACCGTCATTCCATGCATTCTTGCTGCATGCTGCTCCGGGGTCAGGCTCGCCATCGCGTCCTGCTGCTTTGGACTGGCCTGAATCTGATTCTCCACCACCCGTTCCCACCCTACTTTAGAGGTGACCGTGGCAGTTACACCCAGCGAGATAATCACCGTCAACAGAAACGGCAGCCACCAGCTCCTGTTGCGCAGAATGTCGGTAAACGTCTTTGTGGGCGCGATAAACGTGTCCACGACACGCTCCACCTGGCTCAGTCCGGGTTCCGCCGCCTGTCCCTCCGCCACCACTACGCCATCGCTCATAGAGTCGCTCTCAATCAGCTGTATTAAGTTCGAAAGGAATTGTAGCCCCGAAGACGAGAATTGGCATTGAGATTCGCAGGGAGAAAGACCGAAGGTCTCGCCTTGCTTCTTTGACACCTCCCA from Edaphobacter paludis includes:
- a CDS encoding YIP1 family protein → MSDGVVVAEGQAAEPGLSQVERVVDTFIAPTKTFTDILRNRSWWLPFLLTVIISLGVTATVTSKVGWERVVENQIQASPKQQDAMASLTPEQHAARMHGMTVGYMYTSYAFPLLILLFSAIAALGLWATFNFVLGASTTFGEMFCLWMYCGLPKLLIGLLTILTLFFGGNAEAFDLKNPVGTNLGYYFPDAGAGLKAALGFFDIIGIWTLVLLVIGTSIVARVSRGKAAAVIVGWWVLILIISVASAAAFS